One window of the Solanum stenotomum isolate F172 chromosome 11, ASM1918654v1, whole genome shotgun sequence genome contains the following:
- the LOC125845148 gene encoding chromatin structure-remodeling complex protein SYD isoform X1 codes for MTNPNNVELEAAKFLHKLIQESKDEPTKLATKLYVILQHMRSSGKESSMPYQVISRAMETVVKQHGLDIEALMSSRLPVSAAAQAGEAASSQVAGSSQRPGVTRDSKANFLGNEMVSGPSGSGHGIYQASAPHISGTGVKLPVMAPPASNSSQPVEAGISSPMQFGSPSIDNHGYAAKLHKDGSTEPFSGPTSADLVVGRTAAGRALEHEGGSNMLGNASKISQGGMPNNVPEKSILRSETIRDAGMLSVAAQAPVSTMPFKEHHLKQLRAQCLVFLAFRNGLMPKKLHLEIALGNFYPKEDRRELVDHKGREQLVTDQGSASEVTRTFGGAGETDRLSSGPTPSGILTDTNSSMEAENANLMEDKNGQLDPSEHADERRPQRKMRMIQDAEMSIQDATESQASALRGVPTDPKSFPPYNHENAPANTEQLGMFPQASSVMGTSKQMKPDLSGRSGTDTSKVSPPASANTHGSGLLVRDNHTGHSQNLVDSNAQGNRHADSNLPSLPLRQQWKSVPGVINQSPTMMQVKDSNITLKNLSQVQETDQEDDNISASTDRLSSPRHTMLEKWILDQRKRKLISEQKWSKKQQKTDERIAASAEKLKESVSSSEDISAKTKSVIELKKLQLLELQRRLRSEILYDFFKPVATDMERLKSIKKHRIGRKSKQFERYEQRMKEERQKRFRERQKEFFSEIEVHRERLEDVFKMKRERWKGFNKGAKEFHKRKERIHREKIDRIQREKINLLKINDVEGYLRMVQDAKSDRVNKLLKETEKYLQKLGSKLKEAKSIARKFETDMGDNRNSGVVEEDEIDFGDADETDQAKHYLESNEKYYLMAHSVQETIAEQPSSLKGGKLRGYQMNGLRWLVSLYNNHLNGILADEMGLGKTVQVISLMCYLMETKNDRGPFLVVVPSSVLSGWESEINFWAPDMLKIVYSGPPEERRKLFKERIVHQKFNVLLTTYEYLMNKHDRPKLSKVHWHYIIIDEGHRIKNASCKLNADLKHYRSNHRLLLTGTPLQNNLEELWALLNFLLPNIFNSSEDFSQWFNKPFESGDSSPDEALLSEEENLLVINRLHQVLRPFVLRRLKHKVENELPSKIERLVRCEASSYQKLLMKRVEDNLGAFGTSKARSVHNSVMELRNICNHPYLSQLHVEEVHELVPKHYLPTFVRLCGKLEMLDRLLPKLKATDHRVLLFSTMTRLLDVMEDYLCWKQYKYLRLDGHTCGGDRGALIDKFNQPNSPFFIFLLSIRAGGVGVNLQAADTVIIFDTDWNPQVDLQAQARAHRIGQKKDVLVLRLETVQTVEEQVRAAAEHKLGVANQSITAGFFDNNTSAEDRREYLEALLRESKKEEDAPVLDDDSLNDLIARSEPEIDIFESVDRRRREEEMEIWKKLCLESGTQSSELIPPLPSRLLTDDDLKPFYEAMKICDKPVVAPSPGLKRKGQSLGGLDIQHYGRGKRAREVRSYEEQWTEEEFEKMCLAESPQSPSLKEEIQEKNSPSASGTCPDPVVAKSEIQTPAPYQPPLQQPVQELPQHVGPIVQQSPVTVTPPSKRGRGRPRRTAIVTEISPSPVVISAIAASIKVDSNTIAENTSTSQATSGPVSVSFPCASSVESTSATILQNVTGVAPSHQSIVPSVAVVSQSGPPCPPTSGQGRGRGRGRGRGRGRKPQTGGEAPGRRGKQQNLTAEAFPTPPTQAVSEPVSAAQGVNDMSSTHHMPPTPPAVGEPDLVPQVVAGLGSKNLGHASVSMRDASKELNSVVPLAASSSSKELTPVSTVSVIPSSAASQDPSSISPPGVLQSSSRNHSDHLSLSAAQTEATLQVNSISVVPHSSPSAGKETSSVSPVFLHSLTSKDSNSVVPTLVPASSSACVELSSVCPLPAVAPSSSIGHNSVCDSSNLKSTCQQESGVVTAHTSDPVPPLPVISSVSQYSTPPTAPKPGRGRGRKAQTGSEASRRRGKRQDLVTAAVTEGLSAQDPRLIEPPQKRTRLSVGRKPTTRSKRENESQQVVDQSVASQKTPDFAGGEISKNMVSSEVNPHNSAINRDASQSHAIPVPSQMGDNLNGDVATAEDPLYDAQQKENVVQSVTSKSCSSPHVEPQINTVNSDDSPSQEQTAIVQLDASQKIPYPGTRQIPQAMACCEVELHSNSIKSDESQASGDVPSCEVATTKEVLSEGQQTMKVQSAASQTPSVHSVGKMPEDIGCEVATTKEVLTEDQQTMKVQSAASQTPSVHSVGKMPEDIVSNEVLPQCDAIQTDASQSHVTLASSGSMAPVTDCPVEKSEGNSKGDDGDKTETNSIDGSNMEVPIGALELTSSDDLNKSGDAEGKTSSSLSGVLPTSSELVSRPSTETEVYLGSVGSGKVSFNSGSTQSLSESVSAKTDVEQLQTEDLPLDKSFVSKAEAASTEHLAGGILGKEQETGDTMEETVVSPAVETDNLNMKGIASFTSPSTEAESLVDEPPVCGSYEPAKDKLEKTAEGTHSDKGAMAEVCEQDKLSVNVSLETTKGLSRGEKEKYRIPETFEKQVNVAESLTEECGKDLAAHGPEMKDSDVSEVAPSPRNESESSFTVGTSQRTFEEQVNVAESLTEECGSDLAAHSPEMKDSDVSEVAPSPRNESQSSFTVGTSQSEPERQAIAEANLHPSISETSPSTESGAQKESLSPKLASNAEPVEALTETFASRHDTNYVAELQGNLSFDVKDDLSNSEVDVSQLCSADGSSENHPELEQVVVEDMRTNICEESASDEVDDIVLRQTENADGQCHDGLSVETHESKRAEDKVDVLNGELNKHLSSTIAGTSKKVADLELVAEENTGKINDGSEDAGQVAEKSEDMAIRDLTVEGQESKETDATGDTSTSKNEVESQSAVVENIGRMYNKSVVSGEVTADELLIEGSEHLHVLDHAIEVQGNKAFDATRDASESNSELNEAQPGGTYQIGSELQLVAEQDSETMNKKLTLPDATAVEPQPAVSENLSIQDPAHQGPKNQTSDPTEDFSTLNNELNESQPKAADGTCEIAAESHLVSKQNIEIHVEVATGDVIAKNAAVGKSENFPSIDVAVEEKGKKESDVTYEISDSELKEPKTSQTTIEVKTHTICEESGMTDKDVTAENAAVGKSENFPSIDVAVEEKGKKESDVTDGISDSELKEPKTSQSTIEVKTHIVCEELGMTDKEVAPLEVETPFGDLSGSSGRDLEVEGQEKEKSAASKDVSSPENEEHKCSPGARAAYNGAESQLVTERDSETVLTKEVFSGKEEISSIKLAGDEDVPTAIEYGDQELLSATGAGDD; via the exons ATGACCAATCCAAATAATGTTGAGCTGGAGGCAGCAAAGTTTCTGCACAAGCTTATTCAAGAGTCTAAGGATGAGCCGACTAAATTGGCTACAAAGCTTTATGTG ATTTTACAACATATGAGATCCAGCGGGAAGGAAAGCTCAATGCCTTATCAAGTAATATCAAG GGCAATGGAGACTGTTGTCAAGCAACATGGTCTTGACATTGAGGCTTTAATGTCCTCGCGTCTTCCTGTGTCTGCTGCAGCACAAGCAGGAGAAGCTGCATCATCACAAGTAGCTG GATCTTCACAGAGGCCAGGGGTTACTAGAGACTCTAAAGCAAATTTTCTGGGAAATGAGATGGTTAGCGGTCCAAGTGGCAGCGGACATGGTATTTATCAAGCATCTGCACCCCACATAAGTG GTACAGGTGTCAAACTTCCTGTAATGGCGCCTCCTGCTTCTAATTCATCTCAGCCAGTAGAGGCAGGAATTTCAAGTCCAATGCAGTTTGGAAGTCCTTCAATTGATAATCATGGTTATGCTGCAAAATTGCACAAAGATGGAAGCACAGAACCTTTCTCTGGTCCCACCTCGGCTGATCTTGTTGTTGGCAGAACTGCAGCGGGAAGAGCACTAGAGCATGAAGGAGGATCTAATATGTTAGGAAATGCTAGCAAGATCAGTCAG GGGGGCATGCCCAACAATGTCCCAGAGAAGAGTATACTTAGAAGTGAAACAATCAGAGATGCAGGGATGTTGTCTGTTGCTGCTCAGGCTCCTGTATCTACCATGCCTTTCAAAGAACATCATTTGAAACAGCTTAGGGCACAATgtcttgtgtttttggcttttaG GAATGGTTTAATGCCAAAGAAGCTTCATCTTGAAATTGCACTTGGAAACTTCTATCCGAAAGAAG ATCGCAGAGAATTGGTTGACCATAAAGGAAGGGAGCAACTGGTTACTGACCAAGGCAGTGCATCTGAAGTCACACGGACATTTGGAGGAGCTGGCGAAACTGACAGGCTTTCTTCTGGTCCTACACCTTCTGGAATTCTTACTGATACAAATTCGTCAATGGAGGCAGAGAATGCAAACTTGATGGAAGATAAAAATGGTCAGCTTGATCCTTCTGAGCATGCTGACGAAAGGAGACCtcaaagaaaaatgagaatGATTCAGGATGCTGAAATGTCCATCCAGGATGCTACAGAATCACAGGCATCTGCTCTTAGAGGAGTTCCCACTGATCCGAAATCCTTTCCTCCCTATAATCATGAGAATGCTCCTGCAAATACTGAACAACTTGGAATGTTTCCTCAAGCTTCCTCTGTTATGGGCACAAGCAAGCAAATGAAGCCTGATCTGAGTGGTAGGAGTGGAACTGACACTTCAAAGGTATCACCACCTGCCTCTGCCAATACCCATGGATCGGGTCTGCTAGTGAGAGATAATCATACTGGTCATTCTCAAAATCTTGTTGATAGCAATGCTCAAGGAAATCGACATGCTGATAGTAACTTGCCTAGTTTACCCTTGAGGCAACAGTGGAAATCTGTTCCTGGAGTAATTAATCAGAGTCCTACAATGATGCAAGTGAAGGATTCAAATATAACGCTGAAAAATCTGTCTCAAG TGCAAGAAACAGATCAAGAGGATGataatatttcagcatccacaGATAGGTTATCATCTCCAAGGCATACAATGCTGGAGAAATGGATTCTGGATCAACGGAAAAGGAAGCTTATTAGTGAACAGAAATGGTCGAAAAAACAGCAAAAAACAGACGAAAGAATTGCTGCTTCTGCTGAGAAGTTGAAG GAATCTGTGAGCTCCTCTGAGGATATCTCTGCAAAAACAAAAAGTGTCATTGAGCTGAAAAAGCTTCAATTGCTGGAGCTGCAGCGTCGTTTACGGAG TGAAATTCTCTATGATTTTTTCAAGCCAGTAGCAACTGACATGGAGCGTTTAAAATCAATCAAGAAACACAGAATTGGGAGGAAATCAAAGCAATTTGAAAGATATGAACAAAGAATGAAGGAGGAACGTCAAAAGAGATTTCGTGAGAGACAGAAGGAGTTTTTCAGTGAGATTGAAGTTCATAG GGAAAGATTGGAAGATGTATTCAAAATGAAGAGAGAACGCTGGAAAGGTTTCAATAAGGGTGCGAAGGAGTTCCATAAAAGGAAGGAACGGATACATCGTGAGAAGATTGACAGGATCCAACGTGAGAAGATTAATTTACTGAAAATCAATGATGTTGAGGGATACCTTCGAATGGTTCAG GATGCAAAGTCGGATCGTGTTAACAAACTACTAAAAGAGACGGAAAAGTACCTCCAAAAGCTTGGATCCAAATTAAAGGAGGCCAAATCAATTGCAAGAAAATTCGAGACCGACATGGGTGACAATAGAAACTCAGGTGTGGTTGAGGAGGATGAAATTGACTTTGGTGATGCGGATGAAACAGACCAGGCTAAG CATTACTTGGAAAGCAATGAAAAATACTATTTGATGGCACATAG TGTACAGGAGACCATCGCAGAGCAGCCTAGTTCTCTCAAAGGTGGAAAATTACGGGG GTACCAAATGAATGGATTGCGATGGTTGGTTTCACTCTACAATAACCATTTGAATGGAATTTTAGCTGATGAAATGGGCCTCGGTAAAACTGTTCAG GTTATATCCCTTATGTGTTACCTGATGGAAACCAAAAATGACAGAGGACCTTTTCTGGTGGTAGTGCCATCCTCTGTCCTATCCGGATGGGAGTCAGAGATAAACTTTTGGGCACCAGATATGCTCAAGATAGTTTATTCTGGACCACCAGAAGAGCGGAGGAAGCTTTTCAA GGAAAGAATTGTTCATCAAAAGTTCAATGTTCTTTTGACGACATATGAGTATTTAATGAACAAACATGATAGACCAAAACTAAGTAAAGTGCATTGGCACTATATCATAATTGATGAAGGGCATCGCATAAAAAATGCTTCTTGCAAGTTGAATGCTGATCTGAAGCACTACCGCAGTAATCATAGGTTACTGTTGACGGGCACTCCTCTTCAG AACAATCTTGAGGAGCTCTGGGCACTACTTAACTTCCTTTTGCCAAATATCTTCAATTCATCAGAAGACTTCTCACAATGGTTTAACAAGCCATTTGAGAGCGGTGACAGCTCACCTGATGAA GCTTTGCTCTCAGAGGAGGAAAATCTTTTGGTCATTAACCGTCTGCACCAAGTTTTGCGTCCATTTGTTCTTAGGAGATTGAAACACAAG GTTGAGAATGAATTGCCTTCAAAGATTGAAAGACTGGTTAGATGTGAAGCTTCTTCGTATCAGAAGCTTTTGATGAAGCGAGTGGAAGACAACCTTGGTGCATTCGGAACTTCAAAG GCTCGGTCAGTCCACAATTCTGTTATGGAGCTGCGCAACATTTGCAATCATCCGTATCTTAGCCAGCTTCATGTGGAGGAG GTTCATGAGCTAGTTCCTAAGCATTATCTGCCAACCTTTGTGAGACTTTGTGGGAAGCTTGAGATGTTGGACAGATTACTGCCTAAACTTAAGGCAACAGATCACCGG GTCTTGCTTTTCTCAACAATGACCAGGCTGCTTGATGTAATGGAAGATTATCTCTGCTGGAAGCAATATAAGTACCTTCGCTTGGATGGACATACGTGTGGGGGTGACAGAGGTGCCCTTATTGATAAATTCAATCAGCCTAATTCTCCCTTCTTTATATTTCTGTTGAG TATTCGTGCTGGAGGTGTTGGAGTAAATCTTCAAGCTGCTGATACAGTTATAATTTTTGACACAGATTGGAATCCTCAG GTTGAtcttcaagcacaagcaagGGCTCATAGGATAGGTCAAAAGAAGGATGTTCTTGTTCTTCGATTAGAAACA GTCCAAACTGTTGAGGAACAAGTAAGAGCTGCTGCTGAGCATAAACTTGGAGTTGCTAACCAAAGCATTACTGCTGGATTCTTTGATAATAACACAAG TGCGGAAGACCGAAGGGAGTACTTGGAGGCCCTCTTGCGAGAAAGCAAAAAAGAGGAAGATGCACCTGTTCTTGATGATGATTCTTTGAATGATCTTATAGCACGAAG TGAGCCAGAGATTGATATATTTGAATCAGTTGACAGGAGAAGGCGTGAAGAAGAGATG gaaatctggaagaagtTATGCTTAGAAAGTGGAACACAAAGTTCAGAACTCATTCCTCCTTTGCCCTCTCGACTTCTTACTGATGATGACTTGAAACCATTCTATGAAGCAATGAAAATATGTGATAAGCCAGTTGTGGCTCCTAGCCCTGGGTTAAAAAGGAAGGGTCAGAGTCTTGGGGGTCTTGATATCCAACATTATGGACGTGGAAAAAGAGCAAGAGAG GTTCGTTCGTATGAAGAGCAATGGACGGAAGAGGAATTTGAGAAAATGTGCCTTGCTGAGTCTCCTCAATCACCTAGTCTAAAggaagaaattcaagaaaagaatTCCCCTTCAGCCTCTGGCACTTGTCCTGACCCTGTTGTTGCCAAAAGTGAAATACAAACCCCAGCACCGTATCAGCCTCCTCTCCAGCAGCCTGTGCAAGAACTTCCCCAACATGTTGGACCCATAGTTCAACAAAGCCCTGTGACTGTGACTCCGCCATCTAAACGGGGCCGGGGAAGACCAAGGAGGACAGCAATAGTGACTGAAATTTCACCGTCCCCTGTCGTTATTTCAGCAATTGCAGCTAGTATAAAGGTGGATAGCAATACCATTGCAGAAAATACTTCTACTAGTCAGGCAACTTCTGGGCCTGTTTCTGTGTCTTTTCCTTGTGCTTCTTCCGTAGAAAGTACCAGCGCAACCATCCTACAGAATGTAACTGGTGTTGCTCCCAGCCATCAGTCAATTGTACCTTCTGTTGCTGTTGTTTCTCAGTCTGGTCCTCCTTGCCCTCCTACAAGTGGACAGGGAAGGGGCCGAGGTAGAGGCCGAGGCCGAGGTCGAGGTCGAAAGCCTCAAACTGGAGGAGAAGCTCCAGGGCGTAGAGGAAAACAACAGAATCTTACAGCAGAGGCTTTCCCCACCCCTCCAACTCAAGCAGTAAGTGAGCCTGTCTCTGCAGCGCAAGGTGTGAATGATATGAGTTCTACTCACCATATGCCCCCAACACCTCCTGCAGTGGGTGAGCCTGATCTGGTGCCACAGGTGGTGGCAGGTTTGGGTTCAAAAAACCTTGGTCATGCTTCTGTTTCCATGAGAGATGCTAGTAAGGAACTGAATTCGGTTGTGCCTCTTGCAGCATCTTCCTCTAGCAAAGAATTAACCCCTGTTTCGACTGTTTCTGTTATTCCATCATCTGCTGCCAGTCAGGACCCTAGTTCAATATCACCTCCAGGTGTCCTTCAATCATCCTCCAGAAACCATTCAGACCATCTTTCCCTCTCTGCTGCCCAGACCGAAGCTACTCTGCAGGTGAATTCAATTTCAGTAGTTCCTCATAGTTCACCTTCAGCTGGCAAGGAAACGAGTTCTGTGTCACCTGTTTTTCTTCATTCATTAACTTCAAAGGACTCCAATTCAGTTGTACCTACTCTTGTTCCTGCATCATCGTCTGCTTGCGTGGAACTAAGTTCAGTTTGCCCTCTTCCTGCTGTTGCACCCTCTTCCAGCATAG GTCATAATTCTGTATGTGATTCTTCTAACTTGAAGAGCACTTGTCAACAAGAATCTGGTGTAGTAACTGCTCATACTTCTGATCCAGTTCCACCATTGCCTGTGATTTCATCAGTTTCACAGTATAGTACTCCTCCCACTGCACCTAAGCCAGGTAGAGGACGAGGACGCAAGGCTCAAACTGGAAGTGAGGCATCACGGCGCAGGGGGAAGAGACAGGATTTGGTCACTGCAGCTGTTACTGAAGGGCTAAGTGCTCAGGATCCAAGATTAATTGAACCCCCACAAAAGAGAACCAGGTTATCCGTTGGGAGGAAGCCCACTACAAGAAGCAAGCGTGAGAATGAATCTCAACAAGTAGTAGACCAATCAGTTGCATCTCAAAAGACTCCAGATTTTGCTGGTGGGGAAATTTCTAAGAATATGGTTTCTAGTGAAGTTAATCCACATAACAGTGCAATCAACAGAGATGCATCTCAATCCCATGCTATTCCGGTTCCTAGTCAAATGGGTGATAATCTAAATGGTGACGTTGCTACTGCTGAAGATCCTCTCTATGATGCTCAGCAGAAGGAGAATGTGGTCCAATCTGTTACATCTAAAAGTTGCTCTAGTCCTCATGTTGAGCCGCAGATTAACACGGTCAACTCTGATGATTCTCCTTCCCAG GAACAAACAGCTATTGTCCAGTTAGATGCTTCTCAAAAGATTCCATATCCTGGCACAAGACAAATCCCTCAAGCTATGGCATGTTGTGAAGTTGAGCTACATAGCAATTCTATCAAATCCGACGAATCACAAGCCAGTGGTGATGTTCCTAGCTGTGAAGTTGCCACGACAAAGGAAGTTCTTAGTGAGGGTCAACAAACAATGAAGGTTCAGTCAGCTGCATCTCAGACACCTTCAGTTCACTCTGTTGGGAAAATGCCTGAAGATATAGGTTGTGAGGTTGCCACGACAAAGGAAGTTCTCACTGAGGATCAACAAACAATGAAGGTTCAGTCAGCTGCATCTCAGACACCTTCAGTTCACTCTGTTGGGAAGATGCCTGAAGATATAGTGAGTAATGAAGTTCTGCCACAGTGTGATGCTATACAAACAGATGCATCTCAATCCCATGTCACTCTTGCCTCTTCAGGATCAATGGCTCCGGTTACTGATTGCCCGGTTGAAAAGAGTGAAGGTAATTCTAAGGGTGACGATGGTGACAAGACTGAGACTAATTCTATAGATGGGTCAAACATGGAAGTTCCCATTGGAGCTTTGGAGCTTACATCATCTGACGATCTGAACAAGAGTGGAGATGCAGAAGGGAAAACTAGCAGCAGTTTAAGCGGGGTCCTTCCCACAAGTTCTGAGTTAGTTTCCCGTCCAAGCACAGAGACAGAGGTATATCTGGGTTCCGTAGGCTCCGGGAAAGTAAGTTTTAATTCGGGATCAACTCAAAGCCTGTCTGAGAGTGTGTCTGCAAAAACTGATGTTGAACAGTTACAGACTGAGGATCTTCCTCTGGATAAATCATTTGTTTCAAAAGCTGAGGCAGCCAGCACTGAGCATCTCGCTGGTGGCATACTTGGAAAAGAACAGGAAACCGGAGACACCATGGAGGAGACTGTTGTTTCACCTGCTGTGGAGACTGACAATCTGAATATGAAGGGAATCGCATCATTTACTTCTCCATCTACTGAGGCAGAATCTTTAGTGGATGAACCTCCAGTATGTGGATCTTATGAACCAGCCAAGGACAAACTTGAAAAAACAGCAGAAGGAACACATTCCGATAAAGGTGCAATGGCCGAGGTTTGTGAACAAGATAAGTTATCAGTTAACGTGTCATTGGAGACAACTAAAGGTTTAAGTAGGGgggagaaagaaaaatataggaTTCCAGAAACTTTTGAGAAGCAAGTTAATGTTGCTGAATCCCTAACAGAAGAATGTGGAAAAGATCTTGCAGCACATGGTCCAGAAATGAAAGATTCTGATGTAAGTGAGGTTGCACCAAGCCCTAGAAATGAGTCCGAATCCAGTTTTACTGTTGGAACATCTCAAAGAACTTTTGAGGAGCAAGTTAATGTTGCTGAATCCCTAACAGAAGAATGTGGAAGTGATCTTGCAGCACACAGTCCCGAAATGAAAGATTCTGATGTAAGTGAGGTTGCGCCAAGCCCTAGAAATGAGTCCCAATCCAGTTTCACTGTTGGAACATCTCAAAGTGAACCTGAACGACAAGCAATTGCTGAAGCAAACTTGCATCCCAGTATATCCG AGACTTCTCCCAGCACAGAATCTGGTGCCCAGAAGGAATCCCTTTCACCTAAGCTTGCTTCAAATGCTGAACCTGTTGAGGCTCTAACAGAAACGTTTGCCAGCCGTCATGACACAAATTACGTAGCTGAATTACAGGGTAACTTGAGTTTTGATGTAAAGGATGATCTTTCTAATTCTGAAGTTGATGTGTCTCAACTCTGTTCAGCTGATGGGTCATCTGAGAATCACCCAGAATTGGAACAGGTTGTGGTGGAAGATATGAGAACTAACATTTGTGAGGAGTCTGCTTCAGATGAAGTTGATGATATTGTACTGCGGCAAACAGAGAATGCCGACGGTCAGTGTCACGATGGTTTGTCTGTTGAGACTCATGAGAGCAAAAGAGCTGAAGATAAGGTTGATGTTTTAAATGGTGAATTAAATAAACATCTATCCAGCACAATTGCTGGAACATCTAAAAAGGTGGCAGATCTGGAGTTAGTTGCCGAAGAGAACACAGGGAAGATAAATGATGGCTCAGAAGATGCAGGTCAGGTGGCAGAAAAGTCCGAGGATATGGCAATCCGAGATCTTACTGTTGAAGGACAAGAGAGTAAGGAAACTGATGCCACAGGAGATACTTCAACATCAAAAAATGAGGTGGAATCACAATCTGCTGTTGTAGAAAATATAGGAAGGATGTATAACAAGTCAGTAGTATCAGGGGAGGTAACAGCTGATGAACTTCTGATAGAAGGGTCTGAGCATTTGCATGTCCTAGACCATGCAATTGAAGTACAAGGTAACAAAGCATTTGATGCCACTAGAGATGCTTCAGAATCAAATTCTGAGCTAAATGAAGCTCAACCTGGTGGAACATATCAAATTGGGTCAGAGTTACAGTTGGTTGCGGAACAAGACTCTGAGACAATGAACAAGAAGCTTACTTTACCTGATGCTACAGCTGTTGAGCCCCAACCAGCTGTCTCTGAGAATTTGAGTATTCAAGATCCTGCACATCAAGGACCAAAGAACCAAACATCTGATCCAACTGAAGatttttcaactttaaataATGAACTTAATGAATCTCAACCGAAAGCTGCAGATGGAACTTGTGAAATAGCAGCGGAGTCTCATTTGGTTTCCAAACAAAACATAGAAATTCATGTGGAGGTTGCTACAGGGGATGTTATAGCCAAGAATGCTGCAGTAGGGAAGTCTGAAAATTTTCCATCGATAGATGTTGCTGTTGaagaaaaagggaagaaagaaTCTGATGTAACATATGAAATTTCTGATTCTGAACTCAAAGAACCTAAAACCAGTCAAACCACAATTGAAGTGAAGACACATACAATATGTGAGGAGTCGGGAATGACTGACAAGGATGTTACAGCTGAGAATGCTGCAGTAGGTAAGTCTGAAAATTTTCCATCGATAGATGTGGCTGTTGaagaaaaagggaagaaagaaTCTGATGTAACAGATGGAATTTCTGATTCTGAACTCAAAGAACCTAAAACCAGTCAATCCACAATTGAAGTGAAAACACACATAGTATGTGAAGAGTTGGGAATGACTGACAAGGAGGTAGCTCCACTTGAAGTTGAAACTCCATTCGGAGATTTGTCTGGTTCTTCTGGCAGAGACTTGGAAGTTGAAGGACAAGAAAAAGAGAAGTCTGCTGCAAGTAAAGATGTTTCTAGCCCCGAGAATGAAGAGCATAAATGTAGTCCAGGTGCAAGAGCTGCTTATAATGGGGCAGAATCACAATTGGTTACTGAGAGGGACTCTGAGACAGTTCTGACCAAGGAAGTATTTTCAG GCAAAGAAGAGATCTCCAGTATCAAGCTAGCTGGTGATGAAGATGTGCCAACTGCTATAGAGTATGGTGATCAAGAACTATTGTCTGCTACAGGGGCTGGTGATGATTAA